A window of Helicoverpa armigera isolate CAAS_96S chromosome 30, ASM3070526v1, whole genome shotgun sequence contains these coding sequences:
- the LOC135119106 gene encoding uncharacterized protein LOC135119106 has translation MVLLIFDQMTSFTTSRLTWFSQFHLILPLTGKDEKEVLSSNKRTKHEYSRSTNFDNIVKQYDSPKQVPKCKTNLTARLGHTHEAGNESSRSSLYSIPSIEWDGRCKSDFGLRSRSLPRNRTARLFRTQSHSGFINSYMKDPEPTHYHVPRCRSCGASNVSYAFELSKEEKGKKAKNHPSIYYSVDNIPQKCSEEVARDPTYVKVQEKFVPVFKVEKKDVEFVESQEFNEDNYIGDIGNSFSSENQTVIEKSDANDQTVQICEKNAQISTKSTIKDDKETLTRDLEEDDGIEDVNKTLESMEGEYHSFTDLEDSYESPVKELVEKDIRDYSVPIDFYCEDFKAKEEVKKSPLKVKNTLEPILEESKSSYGDDSNTSQNDKKEEVVENIVGDVVNIAVLASQLKQEISTIAAQKVTPEALVAECVSRQESYLVNEEGSDITANDVESFTTNVVQTAVDIYENEASEQDMLDSVYDNVFEILSNENESEVNEVKRQNSLASTLSSTERISMDSTAEFEKYEVVSEILSGILSRIEFVEIVLKVKTPKVELLEHFNTDDDIQETFSIAKMIADIEQSACLNETVLTEVSDTDIGQTNKIIEGIIYYIFDRAMFINNQKLKSNKKTVKKVITVADFEDILFTAKPIWMDSEDYEEIPLEEKQSVEKDFYAIKDFFNAKCLQSATEQKIKKIKEKRCDCEKAAKVDDDVVVNSHEKSCQCDDHVDDNSEHNEQVHDKPQENGDVLDDENQVYFDPIVNNIEVIEEKTDYCKQVAIYHEYKQNLTYILDKPTFSDLDTTNFNLEPQVDNNITTNDASKTADIELNETFVETSDMNNAFHEDFSQSEDATISSQTEECFVTPDVDLTSELKENISLETDTYVIETVIDTSQEEYHSTVNDEFKDISDRTEEFASFSVQSSANNIEEYLSPIRDPSLEDTIFSPEYRDISLITNNVKEDTKKKESSRKRKHVKEAQSRSSSPNRKTTKQFELNESPIKSESKATPLKNLAKRRAYSDIASPFMKKTHVLAMSQTEHSGGVKYWLSFDENLPVVETEKVARNVKSIDDTLPSFISIDIDEDSMEGNPKKFFDKATSMNTKRSSVLLHEYNENDISFPSPSTSNIEFARERVREIVADPELERDDTDKDLPQKKLLYELHSRPSKRLYSSWPPFEDTLFYRIISKFRMSESFDPNDLEDPNFDSSA, from the exons ATGGTTCTGCTAATTTTCGATCAGATG ACCTCTTTTACCACCAGTAGACTCACCTGGTTCTCACAATTTCACCTCATCCTACCCCTTACAGGTAAAGATGAGAAAGAAGTGCTATCAAGTAACAAACGAACGAAACACGAATACTCCCGAAGTACGAACTTCGATAACATCGTCAAACAGTACGACTCCCCCAAACAAGTCCCCAAGTGTAAAACTAACTTAACTGCTAGGCTCGGACACACTCACGAGGCAGGAAACGAGAGCAGTCGCTCTAGTTTATACTCTATTCCGTCTATAGAGTGGGATGGACGCTGCAAGTCCGACTTCGGACTTCGAAGTCGGTCCCTCCCCAGAAATAGGACAGCTAGGCTTTTCAGAACCCAATCCCATAGCGGCTTCATTAACTCCTACATGAAAGACCCCGAACCTACTCATTATCATGTTCCTAGGTGTAGGTCTTGTGGTGCTTCTAACGTTTCCTACGCTTTCGAGTTGAGCAAGGAAGAGAAGGGtaaaaaagctaaaaatcaCCCCTCTATCTACTATTCTGTCGATAATATTCCACAAAAATGTTCAGAGGAGGTAGCGAGAGATCCAACGTATGTTAAAGTACAGGAGAAGTTTGTACCAGTCTTCAAAGTTGAGAAGAAAGATGTAGAATTTGTTGAGAGTCAAGAGTTTAACGAAGACAATTATATAGGAGATATCGGTAATAGTTTCTCTTCGGAAAACCAAACTGTTATTGAAAAGTCTGATGCTAATGACCAAACTGTTCAGATTTGTGAGAAAAATGCTCAAATCTCTACTAAAAGTACTATTAAAGATGATAAGGAGACTTTGACGAGGGATTTAGAGGAAGATGATGGTATAGAAGATGTGAACAAAACATTAGAATCTATGGAAGGAGAGTACCACAGCTTCACAGACTTAGAAGACTCTTACGAGAGTCCTGTCAAAGAATTAGTAGAGAAAGACATACGAGATTATTCCGTGCCAATAGACTTTTACTGCGAGGATTTCAAAGCTAAAGAAGAAGTAAAGAAATCGCCTCTAAAAGTCAAAAATACACTCGAACCTATTTTGGAAGAATCTAAAAGTTCTTACGGAGACGACTCCAATACTTCTCAGAATGATAAGAAGGAAGAAGTGGTTGAAAATATAGTCGGTGATGTTGTGAATATAGCTGTGTTGGCTAGTCAGTTGAAACAAGAAATTTCTACTATTGCAGCTCAAAAAGTTACACCGGAAGCGCTAGTAGCCGAATGTGTAAGCAGACAAGAAAGTTATTTAGTGAACGAAGAAGGTTCGGACATAACAGCTAATGATGTAGAAAGCTTCACTACAAACGTTGTACAAACGGCTGTAGATATCTACGAAAATGAAGCTTCGGAGCAAGATATGTTAGACTCTGTGTACGACAATGTATTTGAAATActatcaaatgaaaatgaatCAGAAGTTAATGAAGTTAAGAGACAAAATTCCTTGGCGAGCACTCTCAGTTCCACAGAAAGAATCAGCATGGATTCAACAGCTGAATTCGAGAAATACGAAGTTGTTTCTGAGATTTTAAGTGGTATTCTAAGTAGGATAGAGTTTGTAGAAATTGTACTGAAAGTGAAAACTCCTAAAGTTGAGCTTTTAGAACATTTTAATACTGATGATGATATTCAGGAGACGTTCTCTATCGCGAAGATGATTGCTGATATTGAACAGAGTGCGTGTCTCAATGAGACCGTGTTAACCGAAGTTAGCGACACAGATATAGGGCaaactaacaaaattattgaagGTATCATTTACTACATATTCGATAGAGCCATGTTTATAAACAATCAGAAactaaaaagtaataaaaaaactgttaaaaaagTGATCACTGTCGCTGATTTTGAAGATATCCTATTTACCGCTAAACCGATATGGATGGATTCCGAGGATTATGAAGAGATACCTTTAGAGGAGAAACAAAGCGTGGAGAAGGATTTTTATGCTATTAAAGACTTTTTCAACGCGAAATGTCTTCAGAGTGcaacagaacaaaaaataaagaaaattaaggAAAAGCGTTGTGATTGTGAAAAGGCTGCAAAAGTAGATGACGATGTAGTAGTTAACAGTCATGAAAAGAGCTGTCAATGTGATGACCATGTTGATGACAATAGCGAACACAACGAACAGGTTCATGATAAACCTCAAGAAAATGGCGATGTATTAGATGACGAAAACCAAGTATATTTCGATCCAATTGTTAACAATATAGAAGTTATAGAGGAAAAGACAGATTACTGCAAACAAGTAGCCATTTACCACGAATACAAACAGAATTTAACGTACATTTTAGATAAACCGACTTTCAGTGATTTGGATACAACAAATTTTAACTTGGAACCACAAGTAGACAATAATATTACAACGAATGATGCTTCCAAAACTGCAGATATAGAACTTAATGAAACATTTGTAGAAACCAGCGATATGAACAATGCGTTTCACGAGGATTTCAGCCAATCAGAAGACGCGACCATTTCGTCACAAACCGAAGAGTGTTTCGTCACACCCGACGTTGATCTCACTTCGGAACTCAAAGAGAATATATCTCTAGAGACAGATACGTATGTTATAGAGACAGTTATTGACACATCTCAGGAAGAATACCATTCGACAGTTAATGATGAATTTAAAGATATATCGGACAGGACTGAGGAGTTTGCGAGCTTCTCAGTTCAATCATCTGCCAATAATATAGAAGAATATCTAAGTCCTATAAGAGATCCGTCTCTAGAAGATACTATATTCTCTCCAGAATACAGAGACATATCTTTAATAACAAATAACGTAAAAGAGGATACTAAGAAGAAAGAAAGTTCTAGAAAGCGCAAGCATGTGAAAGAAGCGCAAAGTCGATCATCTTCCCCTAAcagaaaaactacaaaacagTTTGAATTAAATGAATCTCCTATCAAAAGTGAATCTAAAGCTACACCTTTAAAAAATCTAGCTAAACGTAGAGCATATTCAGATATTGCGTCACCATTTATGAAGAAAACTCATGTTTTAGCCATGTCTCAAACTGAACATTCCGGTGGGGTTAAAtactggctgtcatttgacgAGAATCTACCTGTAGTAGAAACTGAAAAAGTAGCTAGAAATGTCAAAAGTATTGATGATACTCTACCCAGTTTCATATCTATAGATATTGACGAAGATAGCATGGAAGGGAATCCTAAAAAGTTCTTTGATAAAGCTACCAGTATGAATACTAAAAGATCCAGTGTGCTTTTACATGAATATAATGAGAATGATATCAGTTTTCCTTCTCCTTCTACTTCTAACATAGAGTTCGCAAGAGAAAGAGTAAGAGAAATTGTAGCTGACCCGGAATTGGAACGTGATGATACGGATAAAGATTTGCCTCAAAAGAAATTGCTATATGAGCTACATAGCCGACCGTCTAAAAGGTTATACTCAAGCTGGCCCCCATTCGAAGATACGCTATTCTACAGGATAATATCGAAGTTTAGGATGTCTGAGAGTTTCGATCCTAACGATTTAGAGGACCCCAATTTCGACAGTAGTGCTTAG